GTCGTGCTCAGTCTTCTCTGGCCGCGTACGGTCTTCCCGTTCCTGCTCGACTCGATCGGCGCCGCGATCCTGCTCGTCTGGGCGCTGATCGCCGCCTCCCACCTGCGGCTGCACGGCCCTTCCGTACGGGCCGCCGTCGCCCTCGTGGGGATCGGCGGGGTGCTGGTGTTCATGCTGGGCGACGCCGCGTCCCGCACCCAGCTCCTGACGACGGGGTCGTGGGCCCTCGCCCTCCTCGTCCTCGCCCGGGTCCGGAGCCTCAGGAGCGTGCGTACCGGGCCAGGAACAGGTCCACTCCCGAGCTGATCACCCGCGTCAGCTCCGCGTCGTCGATCTCGGCGTCAGGGGAGAAGGTACGGACGAGCTGCGGCACGCCCACCGTCGCCGCCACCAGCTGCTGCACGGCGAGCGCCGGGTCGGGCGCGTCGAGGACGCCGCGCGCGTTCAGCTCGGTGAAGGCCTCGATCAGCGGGCCGTTGTTCATGTCGTAGCTGACCCGGTACCAGAGCTGGCCGAGCTGCGGGAAGCGGTCGATCTCGCCGATGACCAGGCGCCGCAGCGACATGATGTCCGGGCGCAGCAGGATCCGCGCCCAGTCGGTGGTGAGCCGGACGAGCGCGGCCCGCAGGTCGGGGGCGTCGGCGATCGTCGAGTTGGAGGGCTCCAGATCGGCGTACGTCTTCGGCAGGACGCCGCCGATGACGGCGAGGAACAGGCGCTCCTTGCTGCCGAAGTGCTTGTAGATCGTCGCCTTCGAGACGCCGGAACCACGGGTGATCGCGTCCATCGACGCCGCCGAGTACCCCTCCGCGAGGAACTCCGCGAGCGCCGCGTCGATGATCGCCTGGCGCTTGCGCGAGGCGGCGTCCGCCGGGTCCGGGATGATCGGGATGCCGTACTCGTCGATCGCGTCGGCGGCCTGCTGTGCGTCGGCTCCCATGGGTGGTCCTTAGCTGTGGTGGCGGGTCCGTCAGTATATGAACTGAACGGTTTGGTCTGCAAAGGCCGCGAGTGCCGGTCCGACCGCCACACCGATCAGGAACGCCAGGTTGAACAGGCCGATCGCGAGCCCGTGGCGGGCCGCCGGCAGGCTCCCGGTCGCGGCGCCCGTGAGCAGCCCCTGGCCGCCGGCCGTGACGAGCGCGCTGGTCCCCGAGCCGAGCAGGACGGCTGCCGGCCAGGGGGCCGTCACGGCGAGTGCGAGCGCCGCCGTCGAACCGAGCGCGAGGACGGCCTTGAGTCGGGCGGGGCCCAGCCTCGGCGCCGCCCGGACCAGCTGCCAGGACAGCAGCGCCCCCGCGAGCGCGGCGACGGACGCGACCGCCCCCGTCTCCACCGCGCCCCAGCCGGTGAGCGCGGCGACGCGGCGCGGAGCCGCGTACAGGAGGGCGAAGTTGACGGTCGAGAGTGCCAGCATCAGCGCGGATGCCGCGAGGAAGCGGCGGTTGCGGAGGATGTCCAGGGGGAGGCCGCCGGGGGTACGAGGGGTCGACCGGTCCTGTGACGGGTGCCCTCCCGCGAGGCGGAGCGCCGGGCGCAGCGAGAGCAGGCTCAGGAGCGGGAGGACCAGGGCCCCGCGCCAGCCGAACGCCCCCGCCACCGCCGCCCCCGCGAACAGGCCCACGGTGCCGCCGGCCGCGCTGCCGATCGCGACCAGGCCGGGGGTCCGGCCCGAGCGGTCCCGGCCCGCCAGCTGGAAGGCGGCGACGTTCAGGCCGGCCGCGCCTGCCGCTTCCAGGGCCCGGCCGGCTGTCGCCAGGGGGAGGTTCGGGGCCAGGAGGATGAGGAGCGCGCCGGCGGTCACGAGGGCGGCCGCGGCTTTGATGACCCCGGCGGGGCCGTGGCGCCGTCCGGCGGTGGCGGAGAGGAGGGGGGTGCCCAGCGCCATGCCCAGGCCGAAGGCCGTCATGAGCCAGGCGGCCTCCGTCGGGGCGACGGCCAGGGCGTGGGCCGCGTCCGGGAGGGCGAGGCTTGGGCCTGAGACGCCCATTGCGGCGGGGGCGGCGAGAGCCGCGAGCAGGAGGCCGCGCCGGGGCGGTGGGGCCTGGGACGTGTTGGCGTCTGCGGCCCGGTGGTCCGTTTGTGCCCACCCTCCCCCAAGCTCTCGGCTTCGCTCGAGCAGGGGGGACCCCCCTCGCCCCGCGGAACGCCTGCCCACAAACGGGCTGCTCATACCGGCATCCGGCCCATTCGGCCCTCCCTGAAGTCCCTTTCCGCTTCGCGGAGTTCCGCTGCCGTGTTCATCACGAACGGGCCGCTGCGGGCCACCGGTTCGCCGATCGGTTCGCCCGTCAGGACCAGGACCTCGGCCGCCGTCTCCGGGGCCTCCACCGTGAAGCCGTCCCCCTCCTGGGTCAGGACCGCGAGGTGGCCGTCCGGGAGGGGGGTGCCCGAGACCGTGGCCTCGCCCTGCATCACGTACACCATCGCGTTGTGCCCGGCGGGGACGGTGAACTCGGCGCGGGTTCCCGGCGCGAGTCGTCCGTGGGCGACGAGTACCGGCGTACGGGTCTCGAAGGGGCCGGTCACGCCGTGGCTGGTCCCGGCGAGGACGGTCAGTTCGGCGCCCTCCGGGGTGACGGCCACCGGCAGGTCGGCGGCCTCGGCGTTCTGGCTCTGCGGCGGGACGCCCTTGAGGTGGGCGGGGAGGTTCAGCCAGATCTGGAGCATGTGCTGCCGGCCGCCCGAGGCGAGGAACTCCGGCGTGGGCAGGGCCTCGTGGACGATGCCCGAACCGGCGGTGAGCCACTGGACGCCGCCCGCGCGGACGACGGCGCGGTGGCCGCGTGAGTCGGCGTTCGCGATGTCGCCGTCGAGGACGTACTGGATCGTCTCGAAGCCCCGGTGCGGGTGCGGGGGCGCGCCCTTCGCCTCGCCGGGCGCGAGCTCGATCGGCCCGACCTGATCGATCATCAGGAAGGGGTCGACGAAGGGGAGTTCCTCGGTGGGGAACGGGCGGCGTACCGGGAATCCGGCGCCCTCGTGGGTGTGGAAGGGGCGGGCCGTGCGGGCGACGGTCCGGCGGCCCGTGAGCTGAGGAGTGGTCATGTCTCGAATGAACTACACCATTCAGTTCACTGTCAAGACTGAACCGTTCCGTTGACAGAATGAACCGATCGGTTTAGCTTCGGTGGCGTCGAGTCCGGCACCCGCCGGCTCACCCGACGAACTGGGGGGTTCCCATGACCGCGTCCACGATCCTCGCCATCTCCGGCTCGCTCCGCGCCACCTCGCACAACACGCAACTGCTGCGCGCCGCCCAGAAGTTCAACCCCGGCGGCCAGGAGATCGAGATCTACGAGGACCTGCGCGAGATCCCGCCGTACGACCTGGACCTCGACACCCCCGAACTGCGGCCGGCCGTCGTCGACGAGCTGCGCCGCCGGGTCGCGGAGGCGGACGGACTGCTCATCGCCACCCCGGAGTTCAACTACTCCGTCCCCGGCGTCCTCAAGAACGCGCTCGACTGGCTCTCCACCGACTGGACGAAGACCGAGGGCCTCCCGCTGCACCGCAAGCCCGTCGCGATCCTCGGCGCCGCGCCCACCAACTTCGGCACCGTCCGGGCGCAGCTCGCCCTCCGTCAGGTCTTCGTCTGGACCGACAGTGACGTCGTCGTGAAGCCCGAGGTCCACGTCTTCCGCTCGCACGAGCGCTTCGACGCCGACGGGAACCTCACGGACGAGGTCACCATCGAGCTCCTCCAGGGCCTCCTGGCCGCCCTCCAGGCCAAGATCGACGCGTCGAAGGCCGTCGCGTGAGTCCCCGTCCGGCGGCCGTCACCGCCACCCACCTCGGTACCGCGACCGTCCTCCTCCGCATCGGCGACCTGACCCTCCTCACCGACCCCGCCCTCGACCCGGCCCCCGCCGACTACCCCGGCGCCCGCCCGCTCCACCGCAATGCCGGGCCCGCGCTGACCGCCGCCGAACTCCCGCCCGTCGACCTGGTGCTGCTCTCGCACGACCAGCACTTCGACAACCTCGACCTGGCCGGTCGCGAGGTCCTGGGCCGGGCGGCTCGGGTCCTCACCACGCCGGAAGCCGCCGAACGGCTCGGCGGGCGGGCGGAGGGGCTCGTGCCCTGGGAGAGCCGGAAGGTCACCGCCGGGGCCACGACCGTCACGGTCACGGCCACCCCCGCCCGGCACGGCCCGGAGGGCACCGAACACGTCACGGGACCCGTCACGGGCTTCGTCGTCGAGTACGAGGGCGTCGGGTACGAGGGTGTTGAGCACGAGGGCGTCGGGTACGAGGGCGGCACGCTGTACGTCTCCGGCGACACCGTCCGCCACGTCGCCCTGACGGAGATCGGCGACCGCTTCCGCATCGACACGGCCTTCCTCCACCTCGGCGACGCGCACTTCCCGTCGACCGGCGACCGCGCGTTCTCGATGAGCGCGGCGGAGGGCGCGGCCCTCGCCCGTACCCTCGGCGCCCGTACGGTGATCCCGCTCCACTACGACTCCTGGGACCACCTCGCGGAGGACCCGGCCCGCATCACGGAGGCCTTCGCGGCCCCAGACCTGGCGGGACGGCTGCGGTGGCTGCGGCCGGGTGTCGCCGAGGAGCTCTGAGGCCCTCCGGGGCCCTCTGGCCGGTCAGCGGCCCCGCCGTACCCCCGCCGTCACCGCGACCGCTCCCGCGACCGCGAGGACCGCGCCCGCCGCCATGACGCCCCGCCCGGAGCGGTACGAGAGCACCGACCAGCACGACCGCGCCGACAGCAGGGACCCGACGCTCGCCCAGGATCCGACGGACAGCGCCGAGGCGGCGGAGCCGACCGAGCCGACGGAGAGGAACGACCCGACCGAACCGATCGAGAGGGTCGAACCGACGGAACCGATGGACAGGAACGAGTCCCTGGACCAGAGCGAGAGGCGCGAGGAGGAGCCCGAAGAGGTCATGACCCGATCGTAGGCGCTCACGCCGCGAAGGCCTCGGGGCTCACGCCGCAAGGTCTCGGGCTCACGCCGCGAAGGCCTCGGGACCGAACCGCCCCCACACCAGGAACAGGCACAGGACCAGGTAGACCACGTCCCCCGCGATCGTCGCCCGCTCCCCCCGCCGCAGCCGCACCGTCAGCGCCCCCACGAACAGCAGCACCAGGCCCGTCGCCGTCACCGGCACCAGGACCGGTGCGATGCCGAGTACGGCGGGCAGGGTGAGCCCCGCCGCCGCGAGCAGCTCCACGGCGCCGATCGCCTTCAGCGCACCCGGGCTGAACTCCAGCACCCACTGGGCCGACGCGCCCAGGGCCGCCATCCTCTCCCTCGGCAGGAACATCTTGGCGCTGCCGAGGAAGCAGACGAAGGCCATCAGTCCGGCGACGATCCACAGGGCGATGTTCATGGTGAAGCTCCTTGGTCGAGTCGAGGGGTGCCCGCGTCCCCGAGACGAGACGCCGCCTCCGCCCGTGACATCCCGCGCCTGCGACGTGGATCACACCGGGGGGCGTGCCGCAGGGGCCGTACGGGAAGACGAGCTGGTGCGAACTGGGCGGCGAGCGCTGGTAGTCCGGGAACCGGGGCTGTCAGGATGCGCGCATGACGCAGATCATCAAGGGGGGAAACCTTCCGCTCAGCGGCGAGCCGATGCGGGTCGCCGTCGTCCGCCGGTCCGGTGGGCCGGAGGCGCCGAAGGTCGACGCGGCGGCGCTGCTGGTCGACGCGGACGGCAGGGTCAGGGACCGGGGCGACCTGGTCTTCTACAACCAGCCCGAGCACGCCGGGAGCGGCATACGGCTCCTGGGGGAGGTCCAGGGCGAGGGCGGGGTCGTCGCGGACTGGCTGGAGATGGACCCGGGCCGGGTCGAGCCGTCCGTGGAGCGGGTCGTGGTCGCGGCGTCCTGCGACGGCGGGACGTTCGGAGAGGTCGAGGACCTGTACGTACGGGCGGTGAGCGCGACCACCGGCGAGCAGCTGGCGCTGTACGCGGTGGAGGACGCGACGACGGAGACCGCGATCCTGCTCGGCGAGTTCTACCGCAGGAACGGGGGGTGGAAGTTCCGGGCGGTCGGGCAGGGGTACGACTCGGGGCTGCCGGCCCTCGCGACGGACTTCGGTTTCTCGCCGTCGGAGGAGGAAGGGGAGGAGGACGAGCCGGGGGCGGCGGGCGACGGCCTTTCGCCGGCCGCCGGAACGGTGCAGGACGCCCCCGCGCCCTACATCCCCGCTCCCGTCCCCGCGCCCTACGCCCCCGCCCCCGTCGCCGTGGAGAAGGCGGACGCCCCCGTCCCGTACTCCGGCGCACCGCAACCCGCTGCCCCGGGACGGCTCAATGACCTCCCCCGCGAAATGGGCCCGGAGTTCGCGTACTTCGAGTACCAGGGGGAGGGCAAGGAGGACGTCGAGACCGGTCTCACCCTCCCGCGGGGCTTCCTGGCGGTCGACGTGATGAAGAAGGGCACCGGCTACCTGGACATCGTCACGCTGACCGTCCGCAAGCGCAGGTGGCGGCAGGTCATGCGGAGCCGCATGGACGATCTGCGCGGGGTGGGCATCCTGCACCACGACGGTCAGTCGCCGTTGCGGCTGAGGGTGGACACGCGCGGCCGGTGGATGATCCGGCTCCGCCCGGTGTCGACGCTGCGTTCGTTCGACGGGCCGGTGGAGGGGTACGGGCCGGACGTCCTGGCGTACACCGGCGACGAGACCGGCGTCAGGTTCCGGTTCGAGGGCGACGAGGACAAGAAGGGGTACTTCGGGGTCGCGGCCCACCGGAAGGGCGGCCACTGGGAGTACCGGTTCAGCCGGCGCGACCGGGGCCGGGGGAAGGGCGACCTCCCCCGGGGCCCGCGCCTCCTCGTCGTCGAGGCGGACGGGGCCTGGTCCATGGAGCCCCGCCCGGGGGGAAGCGGGGGCTTCTGGTCCCGGTCGGGACGCTAGGGCCTGTCGGGCGGTTCAGGGCCTGGGGGAGGGCGGAAAGGAGCCTGCGCGTGGCTCGTTGGACCAATCCGGTCCGCCGCGCGCATCGCTCCAGCGTCCGCCCGCACTCGCTGGACGCACCACGCAACGAACCACGTAATTGGTCTAGTCCAAGTTTGGTCCAGGCCATTGACGTGCCCATGGTGGCGGGGGTTATTTCGTATCCCAACAGTCGTGCGCGACAAGGACGTTGACGCACCTCCGTACCCCCCACCACAGACATGGGATCGCCATGAGACGACGCGTACGTTCGCTCCGCTCGGCCCTCACCGCCGCCGCCACCGCCGTGGCCGCCCTCGGCCTCGCCACCGTCGCCGCCGCCCCCGCGGCCCAGGCGGCGACCCCGCTCCCCGCCCGGGTCTTCGCCCCCTACTTCGAGTCCTGGACCGGGGAGAGCCCGGCCGCCCTCAGCGCCCAGTCGGGCGCCAAGCACCTGACGATGGCGTTCCTCCAGACCGCGACCAAGGGCTCCTGCACCGCGTACTGGAACGGCGACACCGGCCTGCCGATCGCCCAGTCCTCCTTCGGCGCCGACATCGCCACCATGCGGTCCCGCGGCGGCGACGTCATCCCCTCCTTCGGCGGCTACACGGCCGACACCACCGGCACCGAGATCGCCGACAGCTGCACCGACGTCAACCAGATCGCGGCCGTGTACGAGAAGGTCATCACGACCTACGACGTCACCCGGCTCGACATGGACATCGAGGTCGACTCCCTCGACAACACCGCCGGCATCGACCGCCGCAACAAGGCCATCAAGCTCGTCCAGGACTGGGCCGCCGCCAACGGCCGCCCGCTCCAGATCTCGTACACCCTGCCGACGACCACCCACGGCCTCGCCGCCAGCGGTCTCGCGGTGCTCAAGAACGCCGTGACCAACGGCGCGAAGGTCGACGTCGTCAACCTCATGACCTTCGACTACTACGACAACGCCGCCCACGACATGGCCGCGGACACCAAGACGGCCGCCCAGGGCCTCTACGACCAGCTCGCCAAGCTCTACCCGACGAAGACGGCCGCGCAGCTGTGGGGCATGGTCGGCATCATCGAGATGATCGGCGTCGACGACTTCGGCCCGGCCGAGACCTTCACCCTCGCCAACGCCCGCACGGTCTACGACTGGGCGGTCGCCAAGGGCATCAACACCCTGTCCTTCTGGGCGCTCCAGCGCGACAACGGCAGCTGTGCCGGTGGCGCGGCGGCCGACGGCTGCTCCGGCATCCAGCAGAACACCTGGGACTTCTCCCACGTCTTCGCCCCCTTCACCAGCGGGACGACCACCCCGACCGACG
The DNA window shown above is from Streptomyces vietnamensis and carries:
- a CDS encoding TetR/AcrR family transcriptional regulator → MGADAQQAADAIDEYGIPIIPDPADAASRKRQAIIDAALAEFLAEGYSAASMDAITRGSGVSKATIYKHFGSKERLFLAVIGGVLPKTYADLEPSNSTIADAPDLRAALVRLTTDWARILLRPDIMSLRRLVIGEIDRFPQLGQLWYRVSYDMNNGPLIEAFTELNARGVLDAPDPALAVQQLVAATVGVPQLVRTFSPDAEIDDAELTRVISSGVDLFLARYARS
- a CDS encoding MFS transporter, whose product is MSSPFVGRRSAGRGGSPLLERSRELGGGWAQTDHRAADANTSQAPPPRRGLLLAALAAPAAMGVSGPSLALPDAAHALAVAPTEAAWLMTAFGLGMALGTPLLSATAGRRHGPAGVIKAAAALVTAGALLILLAPNLPLATAGRALEAAGAAGLNVAAFQLAGRDRSGRTPGLVAIGSAAGGTVGLFAGAAVAGAFGWRGALVLPLLSLLSLRPALRLAGGHPSQDRSTPRTPGGLPLDILRNRRFLAASALMLALSTVNFALLYAAPRRVAALTGWGAVETGAVASVAALAGALLSWQLVRAAPRLGPARLKAVLALGSTAALALAVTAPWPAAVLLGSGTSALVTAGGQGLLTGAATGSLPAARHGLAIGLFNLAFLIGVAVGPALAAFADQTVQFIY
- a CDS encoding pirin family protein, with translation MTTPQLTGRRTVARTARPFHTHEGAGFPVRRPFPTEELPFVDPFLMIDQVGPIELAPGEAKGAPPHPHRGFETIQYVLDGDIANADSRGHRAVVRAGGVQWLTAGSGIVHEALPTPEFLASGGRQHMLQIWLNLPAHLKGVPPQSQNAEAADLPVAVTPEGAELTVLAGTSHGVTGPFETRTPVLVAHGRLAPGTRAEFTVPAGHNAMVYVMQGEATVSGTPLPDGHLAVLTQEGDGFTVEAPETAAEVLVLTGEPIGEPVARSGPFVMNTAAELREAERDFREGRMGRMPV
- a CDS encoding NADPH-dependent FMN reductase yields the protein MTASTILAISGSLRATSHNTQLLRAAQKFNPGGQEIEIYEDLREIPPYDLDLDTPELRPAVVDELRRRVAEADGLLIATPEFNYSVPGVLKNALDWLSTDWTKTEGLPLHRKPVAILGAAPTNFGTVRAQLALRQVFVWTDSDVVVKPEVHVFRSHERFDADGNLTDEVTIELLQGLLAALQAKIDASKAVA
- a CDS encoding MBL fold metallo-hydrolase; protein product: MSPRPAAVTATHLGTATVLLRIGDLTLLTDPALDPAPADYPGARPLHRNAGPALTAAELPPVDLVLLSHDQHFDNLDLAGREVLGRAARVLTTPEAAERLGGRAEGLVPWESRKVTAGATTVTVTATPARHGPEGTEHVTGPVTGFVVEYEGVGYEGVEHEGVGYEGGTLYVSGDTVRHVALTEIGDRFRIDTAFLHLGDAHFPSTGDRAFSMSAAEGAALARTLGARTVIPLHYDSWDHLAEDPARITEAFAAPDLAGRLRWLRPGVAEEL
- a CDS encoding DoxX family protein, which produces MNIALWIVAGLMAFVCFLGSAKMFLPRERMAALGASAQWVLEFSPGALKAIGAVELLAAAGLTLPAVLGIAPVLVPVTATGLVLLFVGALTVRLRRGERATIAGDVVYLVLCLFLVWGRFGPEAFAA
- a CDS encoding TerD family protein; this encodes MTQIIKGGNLPLSGEPMRVAVVRRSGGPEAPKVDAAALLVDADGRVRDRGDLVFYNQPEHAGSGIRLLGEVQGEGGVVADWLEMDPGRVEPSVERVVVAASCDGGTFGEVEDLYVRAVSATTGEQLALYAVEDATTETAILLGEFYRRNGGWKFRAVGQGYDSGLPALATDFGFSPSEEEGEEDEPGAAGDGLSPAAGTVQDAPAPYIPAPVPAPYAPAPVAVEKADAPVPYSGAPQPAAPGRLNDLPREMGPEFAYFEYQGEGKEDVETGLTLPRGFLAVDVMKKGTGYLDIVTLTVRKRRWRQVMRSRMDDLRGVGILHHDGQSPLRLRVDTRGRWMIRLRPVSTLRSFDGPVEGYGPDVLAYTGDETGVRFRFEGDEDKKGYFGVAAHRKGGHWEYRFSRRDRGRGKGDLPRGPRLLVVEADGAWSMEPRPGGSGGFWSRSGR
- a CDS encoding chitinase, which translates into the protein MRRRVRSLRSALTAAATAVAALGLATVAAAPAAQAATPLPARVFAPYFESWTGESPAALSAQSGAKHLTMAFLQTATKGSCTAYWNGDTGLPIAQSSFGADIATMRSRGGDVIPSFGGYTADTTGTEIADSCTDVNQIAAVYEKVITTYDVTRLDMDIEVDSLDNTAGIDRRNKAIKLVQDWAAANGRPLQISYTLPTTTHGLAASGLAVLKNAVTNGAKVDVVNLMTFDYYDNAAHDMAADTKTAAQGLYDQLAKLYPTKTAAQLWGMVGIIEMIGVDDFGPAETFTLANARTVYDWAVAKGINTLSFWALQRDNGSCAGGAAADGCSGIQQNTWDFSHVFAPFTSGTTTPTDDFSVTATPAAATVTAGASTTTTVKTAVTAGAAQTVNLTVGGLPAGVTATLSPASVTAGGSSTLTVNTTAATVSGTYQIVVNAASPSAGHAAVFSLTVTGGATQCTATPWVSSAVYTGGQQVSHKGHTWKAKWWTTGEEPGTTGEWGVWQDLGAC